In Cyanobacterium stanieri LEGE 03274, the sequence TTACTTTATCTGGAGTGAATGGAATAACCTCTATTTACCTAATATTATTGTCGCCATCATCATCATCGGTTTGGTGGGTTTAATCCTTGACCAAATTTTCATTTTCCTTGAAAAACTCGTTTCTTTCGGTAAAAAATAATGACTACATCAACTCAACCAGAATATTTAACTTGTCTTGAAGCTCCTGATACTGTGCAAGTATGCTTGAGGGGAGTATCTAAGGTATTCTCTACCAAAACAGGATTATTTGGCACTAAGAAAAAAACCTTTGTCGCCCTCGAAAATATCAATTTGAACATTGAATACAATAATTTTGTCAGTATTATTGGCCCTTCGGGTTGTGGTAAATCTACTTTATTAAGTATCATCGCTGGTTTAACCTCGGCAACCACAGGTTCAGTGATGATGAATAAAGAACCGATTACAGGACCAGGGCCTGATCGTGGTATGGTGTTCCAAAATTATGCCCTGATGCCTTGGATGACGGTGGAGGAAAATATCCGCTTTGCCCTCGAGACGGTTTATCCCAAAATGTCTCCTACTCAGTTAAAAAGAATTGTTAAGGAACATTTGCAAATGGTGAACCTAGAGGGGGCGGCGAGGAAACATCCCCATGAGTTGTCGGGGGGTATGAGGCAAAGGGTAGGCATAGCCAGAGCTTTGGCGATTAATCCTGATATTTTGCTCATGGATGAGCCTTTTGGGGCGTTAGATGCTCTAACCCGTGGTTTTTTGCAGGAGGAAATTGAGCGAATTTGGGAAGAACATCGCAAAACTGTAATCATGATTACTCACAGTATTGATGAGGCTTTGTTACTATCTGACAAAATTATTATGATGACCAAGGGCCCGGCCGCCGGAATTGCTCAGGTGTTGGATGTGCCTTTTCCCCGTCCTCGTAATCGTTTTGAGGTGGAGGATCATCCTGCTTATCATGATTTGAAGGTGGCGATGGAAGAACATTTATACCGAGAAACTCGTGCTGTCGAAGAAGCTAGGGCCGCTTAGGGAGGTTATTTATAAAAGGTCATTATGGTAACTGAATCTAAACCCCCTTTTCCTCCTTTTACCCTAGAAACGGCGACTCAAAAGGTCAAGATGGCTGAGGATGCTTGGAATAGCAGAGATCCTGAAAAGGTTGTCTTGGCTTACACTGTTGATTCTCAATGGCGTAATCGTGATGAGTTTTTGTCTGGTAGGGAGCAGATTAAGGCTTTTTTGTACCGTAAATGGGCGAAGGAGTTGGATTATCGTTTGCGTAAGGAGCTATGGGCTTTTACGGGCGATCGCATTGCGGTGCGGTTTGAGTATGAGTGGCATGATCAATCTAATCAGTGGTATCGTGCCTATGGTAATGAGATGTGGGAATTTGCGGAAAATGGTTTGATGCAATATCGATTTGCAAGTATTAATGATCTTGCCATTGCGCCATCGAATCGTAAGTTCCTTTGGGAAAGGGGTTAGATTTCCCTCACCCCACCCCCTCTCCCAGAGGGCGAGGGGAGTATCAATGAAACAATTTATTTACAAATCAACAAATAAGGAGAATTTTAAATGACTGCACCTATTACTGAAAAATTATTGGCGGCTAAGAAGGCAAAAGGCGTTAGTTTTACTGAGTTGGAAAAACTTTTAGGAAGGGATGAGGTTTGGATTGCGTCGGTAATTTATCGTCAGGCGAGTGCGGATGAAGCTGAAGCTAAAAAGTTGGTGGAGGCTTTGGGTTTACCTGCGGAGTTGGCTGATGAGTTGACTGTGCCTCCTCTCAAGGGTTCTTTAGATCCTGTTGTTCCTTCTGATCCTTTGATTTATCGTTTTTACGAAATCATGCAGGTGTATGGAATGCCTATGAAGGAGGTAATCCATGAAAAGTTTGGGGATGGTATCATGAGTGCGATCGATTTTACCCTTGATGTGGAAAAGGTTGAAGATCCTAAGGGCGATCGCGTCCAGGTGATTATGTGTGGTAAGTTCTTACCTTATAAGAAATGGTAGAGCAAGTTTAATTAATTTGTAGAATAATATAGAGGGATGGTTTTCCATCTCTCTTTTTTGATTTTATTCCCTATTATGAATCTTGTTCCTTTATCCTCTCTAAATTACCAGCAAAGGGCGATCGTTGATCATATAGTGATGGGAAACCATGGTAAATTATTGATCAATCGACTTCAAGCCATGGGTTTAGTGGCAGGAACTTCGGTGAAAGTATTACGCAAATTTTGGCTAGGTGGGCCATTACAAGTACAAGTCGGAATAACTACTATTATCGCTATCCGAAGGATAGAAGCTGATTTAATTATGGTCAAATTAACCTGATACCCCAACGGGGAACATTAAATTTTAATATTTAAACCCTAGAGCAAAAAACCTATGCAAACCTGTCACTCGGCCATAAAAACCGTTTCTGGAAATGCCCAAAAAAGAATTATTCTCATGGGGCAACCCAACACGGGTAAATCAACTTTTTTTAACACTCTCACGGGGATGAATGCCTATGTGGGAAACTGGCCGGGAATTACTGTTGATTTATTACAAGCAGAGATAGATATTCAAGGGCAAACCGTGGAAATTGTTGACTTACCTGGAATTTATGACCTAGAGGGTTTTTCGGAGGATGAGTCCATTGTGCAACGGTTTTTAACGGATTTTGCCATGGATTTAGTTTTGATAATTGTTAATGCTTCTCAGATAGATAGACAATTAAATTTAGTATTACAACTCAAAGCCCTTGGTTTGCCCTGTATGGTGATTTTGAACATGGCAGATGAGGCAAAGCGATATGGTATTGATATTGATCAAGAAAAACTGGCACAAAAATTAGGGCTTCCCATATTTTTAGTTAGTGCTAAATATAATAAAGGTATTACTGAAGTTTTAGATAAAATAAAAAGTAATATTTCGGCACAAAAAGACTCTTTTAAATTAGAAAATATCAATGATTTTTTAAAAGATAATCCCATTGATAATCAAGAAAAAAAAGAGATTTTTTTAGAAGCCGTTACAGTGCGATCGCACCAGGTAACAACCTTTACTGAAAAATTAGATAATGTTCTGCTCCATCCTATCTTTGGCATTCCCATCTTTTTCGCTTCTATGTTGGGGGTATTCTTCCTGATTTGGTATATAGGCTTACCATCCCAAGATGTTATTGATATGGCGACTACTTGGATGAGTGAACAAATTATCGAGCCTGTTATTAACCCATTCCCCGATATAATTCAAAGTTTTCTGCTCAATGGAGTATGGCTAGGGGTGGCAACGGTAGCATCTTTTGTGCCTCTGATTGTGGTTTTCTTTTTTGTGATGGCCGCCGTGGAAGATAGTGGTTATTTATCACGCTCTGCCTATTTGATGGATGCTTTCATGGCAAAAATGGGGCTTGATGGTAGAGCATTTGTAATGCAAATGATGGGATTTGGTTGTAACGTTCCCGCTTTGATGGGTACAAGAATTATT encodes:
- a CDS encoding DUF1348 family protein gives rise to the protein MVTESKPPFPPFTLETATQKVKMAEDAWNSRDPEKVVLAYTVDSQWRNRDEFLSGREQIKAFLYRKWAKELDYRLRKELWAFTGDRIAVRFEYEWHDQSNQWYRAYGNEMWEFAENGLMQYRFASINDLAIAPSNRKFLWERG
- the cynS gene encoding cyanase, with amino-acid sequence MTAPITEKLLAAKKAKGVSFTELEKLLGRDEVWIASVIYRQASADEAEAKKLVEALGLPAELADELTVPPLKGSLDPVVPSDPLIYRFYEIMQVYGMPMKEVIHEKFGDGIMSAIDFTLDVEKVEDPKGDRVQVIMCGKFLPYKKW
- the feoB gene encoding ferrous iron transport protein B translates to MQTCHSAIKTVSGNAQKRIILMGQPNTGKSTFFNTLTGMNAYVGNWPGITVDLLQAEIDIQGQTVEIVDLPGIYDLEGFSEDESIVQRFLTDFAMDLVLIIVNASQIDRQLNLVLQLKALGLPCMVILNMADEAKRYGIDIDQEKLAQKLGLPIFLVSAKYNKGITEVLDKIKSNISAQKDSFKLENINDFLKDNPIDNQEKKEIFLEAVTVRSHQVTTFTEKLDNVLLHPIFGIPIFFASMLGVFFLIWYIGLPSQDVIDMATTWMSEQIIEPVINPFPDIIQSFLLNGVWLGVATVASFVPLIVVFFFVMAAVEDSGYLSRSAYLMDAFMAKMGLDGRAFVMQMMGFGCNVPALMGTRIIRSRPMRMLSMLIIPFALCSARLAVFVFIIGAIFPINLGPLVLFFLYILSFVASFLVAFVFSKTEQFKSKEPFVIELPPYRLPTAKQVLLRGWGEVKEFLRRATNFIIIGCVAVWFLTYFPENATGLDTWGGQLGVFLSPIMEPIGINPFLTLSLIFGFIAKEIVVGSFATIYGMGTSALTAQFALTIAPSSAISFCVFCLLYTPCLTTVATVKAESKSWGFTIFSLVFSLIYAWGMAFIFYRGALWLGFD
- a CDS encoding FeoA family protein; its protein translation is MNLVPLSSLNYQQRAIVDHIVMGNHGKLLINRLQAMGLVAGTSVKVLRKFWLGGPLQVQVGITTIIAIRRIEADLIMVKLT
- a CDS encoding ABC transporter ATP-binding protein, with the protein product MTTSTQPEYLTCLEAPDTVQVCLRGVSKVFSTKTGLFGTKKKTFVALENINLNIEYNNFVSIIGPSGCGKSTLLSIIAGLTSATTGSVMMNKEPITGPGPDRGMVFQNYALMPWMTVEENIRFALETVYPKMSPTQLKRIVKEHLQMVNLEGAARKHPHELSGGMRQRVGIARALAINPDILLMDEPFGALDALTRGFLQEEIERIWEEHRKTVIMITHSIDEALLLSDKIIMMTKGPAAGIAQVLDVPFPRPRNRFEVEDHPAYHDLKVAMEEHLYRETRAVEEARAA